In Rhodanobacter humi, the following are encoded in one genomic region:
- a CDS encoding c-type cytochrome, with protein MPRLLHLVALAILWAPAFSTVAADGAAARKPATWVDLRRQPPITGDARAGQARSTVCAACHGPQGLAIAPNFPDLAGQSATYLYVQLKTFKHGQRSDPVMSGQAATLSDADMRNLAVHYASLPARPAGRADAASRGGRLFLDGDPARGVPPCQACHGPSGRGPRVYPGDAPQPPWATFPRLHGLSAIYVTKALHDFRSGARRGTSNAQIMHGVAQTLDDADIQALSSYIATQ; from the coding sequence ATGCCTCGTCTGCTTCATCTGGTGGCGCTCGCCATCCTGTGGGCGCCCGCGTTTTCGACGGTCGCGGCCGATGGCGCGGCGGCGCGCAAGCCTGCGACGTGGGTCGACCTGCGCCGGCAGCCGCCGATCACCGGCGATGCCCGGGCCGGCCAGGCACGATCGACTGTCTGCGCGGCCTGCCACGGGCCGCAGGGCCTGGCCATCGCGCCGAACTTTCCGGACCTGGCCGGGCAGTCGGCGACCTATCTCTACGTGCAACTGAAAACCTTCAAGCACGGCCAGCGCAGCGACCCGGTCATGAGCGGCCAGGCCGCCACGCTGAGCGACGCGGACATGCGCAACCTGGCCGTCCATTACGCCTCGCTCCCGGCCAGGCCGGCCGGCCGCGCCGATGCCGCCTCCCGCGGTGGGCGGCTCTTTCTCGACGGCGATCCGGCCCGCGGCGTACCTCCCTGCCAGGCTTGCCACGGCCCCTCCGGGCGCGGGCCACGGGTGTATCCCGGCGATGCGCCACAACCGCCGTGGGCGACCTTCCCGCGCCTGCACGGCCTGTCCGCGATCTACGTGACCAAGGCACTGCACGATTTCAGGAGCGGTGCGCGCCGCGGCACCAGCAACGCGCAGATCATGCACGGCGTGGCACAGACACTCGACGATGCGGACATCCAGGCGCTGTCGAGCTACATCGCGACGCAATGA
- a CDS encoding sugar 3,4-ketoisomerase, with translation MEIERIRLQEHGDDRGMLIALEQDRNVPFVIRRVYYLYATHGGVHRGMHAHRHLNQLAVAVRGSVTFLLDDGSGPVRVVLDDPSYGLHLGSMVWRELYDFSEDCVLMVLADHVYDPADYITDYATFLREVRGPVYQEGMAACQGL, from the coding sequence ATGGAAATCGAACGCATCCGGTTGCAGGAACATGGCGACGATCGCGGCATGCTGATCGCCCTGGAGCAGGATCGGAACGTGCCCTTCGTGATCCGGCGCGTGTATTACCTGTACGCCACCCATGGCGGCGTGCACCGCGGCATGCATGCGCATCGCCATCTCAATCAACTGGCGGTGGCGGTACGCGGCTCGGTCACCTTCCTGCTGGACGACGGCAGCGGACCGGTGCGGGTGGTGCTTGACGATCCCTCGTACGGCCTGCACCTCGGCAGCATGGTGTGGCGCGAGCTGTACGACTTCAGCGAGGACTGCGTGCTGATGGTGCTGGCCGACCATGTATACGACCCGGCCGACTACATCACCGACTACGCCACCTTCCTGCGCGAGGTGCGCGGCCCCGTGTACCAGGAGGGCATGGCGGCATGCCAAGGCCTCTAG
- a CDS encoding DegT/DnrJ/EryC1/StrS family aminotransferase, translating into MEVPFLDLRDVHARYADELKAAAARVIDSGHYVLGEELAAFEREFATWCGVRHALGVGSGLDALALILRGYLGLGALAEGDEVIVPGNTFIASFLAVSANRLVPVPVEPDPVSFNLDPACVAAAIGPRTRAIMAVHLYGQLADMPALVALARRHGLLLIEDAAQAHGATRDGRKAGAFGDAAAFSFYPAKNLGALGDGGAVVTGDARLAERVAALRNYGSDTKYHHLFQGVNSRLDEIQAALLRVKLRHLDEDVALRRRVARRYRDGIRQPQIALPDVAHEEQHAWHLFVVRCHRRDALQRHLQAQGVQSQVHYPVPPHRQPAYAELREAWLPLTERLHEEVLSLPLGPSLGEDAVARVIAACNAFECPP; encoded by the coding sequence CTGGAAGTGCCGTTCCTCGACCTCAGGGACGTCCATGCACGCTACGCCGACGAGTTGAAGGCGGCGGCCGCGCGCGTGATCGATTCGGGGCACTACGTGCTCGGCGAGGAACTGGCTGCGTTCGAGCGCGAGTTCGCGACCTGGTGCGGCGTGCGCCATGCGCTGGGCGTGGGCAGCGGGCTCGATGCGCTGGCGCTGATCCTGCGCGGCTACCTGGGGCTGGGTGCGCTGGCCGAGGGCGACGAGGTGATCGTGCCCGGCAACACCTTCATCGCCAGCTTCCTCGCCGTCAGCGCGAACCGGCTGGTGCCGGTGCCGGTGGAGCCCGACCCGGTGAGCTTCAACCTCGACCCGGCCTGCGTGGCGGCGGCGATCGGACCGCGCACGCGCGCGATCATGGCCGTGCACCTGTACGGCCAGCTGGCCGACATGCCGGCGCTGGTCGCGCTGGCCAGGCGGCACGGCTTGCTGCTGATCGAGGACGCCGCGCAGGCGCACGGCGCGACGCGCGACGGGCGCAAGGCTGGCGCGTTCGGCGACGCGGCCGCCTTCAGCTTCTACCCGGCCAAGAACCTCGGCGCCTTGGGCGACGGCGGCGCCGTCGTGACCGGCGACGCGCGGCTGGCGGAGCGTGTCGCGGCGCTGCGCAACTACGGCTCCGACACGAAGTACCACCACCTGTTCCAGGGCGTCAATTCGCGACTGGACGAGATCCAGGCCGCGCTGCTGCGGGTGAAGCTGCGCCATCTCGACGAGGACGTCGCGCTTCGTCGCCGCGTGGCGCGCCGTTATCGCGACGGCATCCGCCAGCCGCAAATCGCGTTGCCGGACGTGGCGCATGAAGAGCAGCACGCCTGGCACCTGTTCGTGGTGCGCTGTCATCGCCGCGACGCACTGCAGCGGCACCTGCAGGCGCAGGGCGTGCAGAGCCAGGTGCATTACCCGGTGCCGCCACATCGCCAGCCGGCGTATGCCGAGCTGCGCGAGGCATGGCTGCCGCTCACCGAACGTCTGCACGAGGAGGTGCTGAGCCTGCCGCTGGGGCCAAGCCTCGGCGAGGACGCGGTGGCGCGCGTGATCGCGGCCTGCAACGCGTTCGAGTGTCCGCCATGA
- a CDS encoding RNA polymerase sigma factor, translating into MNEADTDAEVIDRLLLQRMATGDRAALATLYRSYHGRLCRFLSRLTRRSDVIEEVVNDCFWIAWQKAGEFRGDSRVSTWIMGIAYRCGLKALRQHGDEPVEYEMSTDERLMSSDPDEDRELRDWLGKGLEHLSADQRVVIELVYGVGHSLDDVAAIMQCPLGTVKARLFYARVKLRNVLPGLAGNPAARKEGAS; encoded by the coding sequence ATGAACGAAGCCGACACCGACGCCGAGGTCATCGACCGCCTGCTGCTCCAGCGCATGGCGACGGGCGACCGCGCCGCGCTGGCGACGTTGTATCGCAGTTACCACGGCCGGCTGTGCCGCTTCCTGTCCCGCCTCACCCGACGCAGCGACGTCATCGAAGAGGTCGTCAATGATTGCTTCTGGATCGCCTGGCAGAAGGCGGGCGAGTTCCGCGGCGACTCGCGCGTTTCCACCTGGATCATGGGCATCGCCTACCGCTGCGGCCTCAAGGCATTGCGGCAGCACGGCGACGAACCCGTCGAATACGAGATGTCGACGGACGAGCGCCTCATGTCCAGCGATCCGGACGAAGACCGCGAATTGCGCGACTGGCTGGGCAAGGGACTCGAACACCTGTCGGCGGATCAGCGCGTGGTGATCGAGCTGGTCTACGGCGTGGGGCATTCGCTGGACGATGTCGCGGCCATCATGCAGTGCCCCCTGGGCACGGTGAAGGCGCGGCTGTTCTATGCCCGGGTCAAGCTGCGCAACGTGCTGCCCGGCCTGGCCGGCAACCCGGCCGCCCGCAAGGAGGGTGCGTCATGA
- a CDS encoding MtrB/PioB family outer membrane beta-barrel protein, producing the protein MLKHKPLTALLGLALGVAGPAPVLAQSDTSDSQRVGNTQFGNSLDPTGWAMFDAPDPAGMSWLHAGQLRTPTGVLYPWPRQIPDETRLGSGDWTYELLAELGYLHVSGDRNDEFFRMYSGWKNGAALGMLAFSALNHRTGQYVEFRGSRISSQDQYYRLRGGRYGDYRVEAFYRDIPHTLSTTAYPLWNGAGSTDLTLPDGLATGSTPAQVQAVEANRPRRTLSVTRQSTGVSWEGTLTRHWIGYAGVTNENRTGDRDWGGPMYLTYFFVAPGPGGAGTPSVPGTFGGQYETVRPVDFTTTDVNLGLRNQGGASGWLFNLGMTGSFFRDHKRTLDYAVPFAVAPGYASVITGGTWSLEPNNDYYHVRLEATHPLKLWRGEFSVSASYGSMRQNDALQAPLNPLYCPSGQYLGTTGIACADWNTTAALSRQNGDARIDTGLLDLRVDFRPTAKLSWHLDLRQRSENNMTRYTMVNPLTGQYGYVPENGAEPLVTGGTELFQPGSPLYQSNFAQIANIPFSTNDRKAELGGSYRIDRDNTLSASYLLDHQTPRPRERSYIDDQHLKLGWDTRALGNATLRFSYEYEKRTGGRYNPDPYLAAYSPSMPGYVLPAVSYTAFTVAQMYKYDMSNLAASKLKAILAMPLGTTATLSATLYGNRHHYGADIGRQSVGTTGADLSWDWEPSAATSMSAYAGMASSRLKQGNVNDNEALTFSSPQQADMQFGGPFYPYANFWTATDNERNVDAGAHFRHAFSPRVRLDLAYDYTWSRGLDSYSYASLAAISTVYRSILTAADVGDRFPANVYRMQTLTGRLNLALNRKLGLVLYGKYEFGNYADWHYAGFGTPAELIVGNRVFTELGPQPHWHVLLVGAFVTVKL; encoded by the coding sequence ATGCTGAAGCACAAACCCCTGACTGCGCTGCTCGGACTGGCACTCGGCGTCGCAGGCCCCGCGCCGGTGCTGGCGCAGAGCGACACCAGCGACAGCCAGCGCGTGGGCAACACCCAGTTCGGCAACAGCCTCGATCCCACCGGCTGGGCGATGTTCGACGCGCCGGACCCGGCCGGCATGTCCTGGCTGCATGCCGGCCAGCTGCGCACGCCGACCGGCGTGCTCTACCCCTGGCCCCGCCAGATACCCGACGAGACCAGGCTGGGCAGTGGCGACTGGACGTACGAGTTGCTGGCCGAACTCGGCTACCTCCATGTCAGCGGCGATCGCAACGACGAGTTCTTCCGGATGTATTCCGGCTGGAAGAACGGTGCCGCGCTGGGCATGCTCGCGTTCTCCGCGCTGAACCACCGGACCGGCCAGTACGTCGAGTTCCGCGGCAGCCGGATCAGCAGCCAGGACCAGTACTACCGCCTGCGCGGCGGCCGCTACGGCGACTATCGCGTCGAGGCGTTCTACCGGGACATCCCGCACACCCTGAGCACGACGGCGTATCCGCTGTGGAACGGCGCGGGCTCCACCGATCTGACCCTGCCCGACGGCCTCGCCACCGGCAGCACGCCGGCCCAGGTGCAGGCCGTGGAGGCGAACCGGCCACGCCGGACCTTGTCGGTGACGCGCCAGAGCACGGGTGTCAGCTGGGAGGGCACGCTGACCCGCCACTGGATCGGCTACGCCGGCGTGACCAACGAGAACCGCACGGGCGACCGCGACTGGGGCGGCCCGATGTACCTCACCTACTTCTTCGTGGCCCCGGGGCCGGGCGGTGCGGGCACGCCGAGTGTGCCGGGCACGTTCGGCGGGCAATACGAAACGGTGCGCCCGGTCGACTTCACCACCACCGACGTCAACCTGGGCCTGCGCAACCAGGGCGGCGCCTCGGGCTGGTTGTTCAACCTCGGCATGACCGGCTCGTTCTTCCGCGACCACAAGCGCACGCTGGACTATGCCGTGCCGTTTGCCGTGGCGCCGGGCTACGCCTCGGTGATCACCGGCGGCACCTGGTCGCTGGAGCCGAACAACGATTACTACCACGTGCGCCTGGAAGCTACGCATCCGCTGAAGCTCTGGCGCGGCGAGTTCTCCGTCTCGGCTTCCTACGGCAGCATGCGGCAGAACGATGCACTGCAGGCCCCGCTCAACCCGCTGTATTGCCCGAGCGGGCAGTACCTCGGCACCACCGGCATCGCCTGCGCGGACTGGAACACCACGGCCGCGCTGTCGCGCCAGAACGGCGATGCGCGCATCGATACCGGCCTGCTCGACCTGCGCGTGGATTTTCGGCCCACCGCAAAGCTCAGCTGGCACCTCGACCTGCGCCAGCGCAGCGAAAACAACATGACGCGCTACACCATGGTCAACCCGTTGACCGGACAGTACGGCTACGTTCCCGAGAACGGCGCCGAGCCGCTCGTCACCGGCGGGACCGAACTGTTCCAGCCCGGCAGCCCGCTGTACCAGTCCAACTTCGCACAGATCGCCAACATCCCCTTCAGCACCAACGACCGCAAGGCGGAACTGGGTGGCAGCTACCGGATCGACCGGGACAACACGCTGAGCGCGAGCTACCTGCTCGACCACCAGACGCCGCGCCCGCGCGAACGCAGCTACATCGACGACCAGCACCTCAAGCTGGGCTGGGATACCAGGGCCCTCGGCAACGCGACCCTGCGTTTCAGCTACGAATACGAGAAGCGCACGGGCGGCCGCTACAACCCCGATCCGTACCTCGCCGCGTACTCGCCGTCCATGCCCGGCTATGTGCTGCCTGCGGTGAGCTACACCGCGTTCACCGTCGCGCAGATGTACAAATACGACATGAGCAACCTCGCGGCGAGCAAGCTCAAGGCGATCCTGGCCATGCCGCTGGGCACCACCGCCACCCTCAGCGCCACGCTGTATGGCAACCGGCATCACTACGGCGCGGACATCGGGCGGCAATCCGTCGGCACGACCGGCGCCGATCTGTCCTGGGATTGGGAGCCGAGCGCGGCGACCTCGATGAGCGCCTATGCGGGCATGGCATCGAGCCGGCTCAAGCAGGGCAACGTCAACGACAACGAGGCGCTGACCTTTTCCTCGCCGCAACAGGCCGACATGCAATTCGGCGGCCCGTTCTACCCGTATGCCAATTTCTGGACGGCGACGGACAACGAGCGCAACGTCGACGCCGGCGCGCATTTCAGGCACGCCTTCTCGCCGCGCGTCAGGCTCGACCTAGCCTACGACTACACCTGGTCGCGCGGTCTCGACAGCTACAGCTATGCCAGTCTGGCGGCGATCTCCACGGTATACCGATCCATCCTGACCGCGGCGGATGTCGGCGACCGCTTCCCTGCCAACGTCTACCGCATGCAGACGCTCACGGGCCGCCTGAACCTGGCGCTGAACCGGAAACTGGGTCTGGTCCTGTACGGGAAATACGAATTCGGCAACTACGCCGACTGGCACTACGCCGGTTTCGGCACGCCTGCCGAGCTGATCGTCGGCAACCGCGTCTTCACCGAGCTGGGGCCGCAGCCGCATTGGCATGTCCTGCTGGTGGGCGCCTTCGTGACCGTGAAGCTCTGA
- a CDS encoding acetyltransferase, giving the protein MPRPLVLVGAGEFAQIACEYFEHDSDRDVAAFSVEREYLAQTRLAGRPVVAYETLEASHPPAEFDVFVAVPASQLNRLRTRLYRDAKRRGYRLASYVSSRAFVWRNAEVGENSFIFEANVIQPFVRIGNNCVLWSGNHVGHRTVVHDHVFVASHAVISGYCEIGESSFVGVNTTFNDHVKVAPDNVIGAGALVTRDTEPGRVYVGSPAHAVPDRTSFDVRL; this is encoded by the coding sequence ATGCCAAGGCCTCTAGTCCTCGTCGGCGCAGGCGAGTTCGCGCAGATCGCCTGTGAATACTTCGAACACGACAGCGACCGCGACGTGGCCGCCTTCAGCGTCGAGCGCGAGTACCTCGCGCAGACCCGGCTGGCCGGCCGTCCGGTAGTGGCGTACGAGACCCTGGAGGCGAGCCATCCGCCGGCGGAGTTCGACGTGTTCGTCGCGGTGCCGGCCAGCCAGCTCAACCGTCTGCGCACGCGCCTCTACCGCGACGCGAAGCGCCGCGGCTACCGGCTCGCCAGCTACGTCAGCTCGCGTGCCTTCGTGTGGCGCAACGCCGAGGTGGGCGAGAACAGCTTCATCTTCGAAGCCAACGTCATCCAGCCGTTCGTGCGCATCGGCAACAACTGCGTGCTGTGGAGCGGCAACCACGTGGGGCATCGCACGGTGGTGCACGACCACGTGTTCGTCGCCTCGCATGCGGTCATCTCCGGTTACTGCGAGATCGGCGAGAGCAGCTTCGTCGGCGTGAACACCACTTTCAACGATCACGTGAAAGTCGCCCCCGACAACGTGATCGGCGCCGGCGCGCTGGTCACCCGCGACACGGAACCGGGGCGGGTCTACGTCGGCTCGCCGGCGCATGCGGTGCCCGACCGCACGAGTTTCGACGTGAGGCTTTGA
- a CDS encoding DmsE family decaheme c-type cytochrome, whose product MRLTALSLWALLAATVGLGNALLWSSVAQAQQRDDTNTGQSATHQPSSRLTESDIARMLPATDMGAGAAMRHGARVDASDDGPATPFDAASIPRNPLAPDADAIGAKSCAACHALESMQAAHSLHVASFRAGGASSGPQAACEACHGPGSEHAKNPAAPGLIIAYTRDAKTPVDVQTRTCLSCHVGGARQHWIGSVHQERGLSCTDCHNPMTRLSAEGVLANESINQVCATCHQDIRAQFNRRSHMPLPEGQMSCVDCHNPHGSITQPLLKTDTVNETCTTCHAEKRGPFLFEHAPVAENCLNCHTPHGSNQENLLALPVPMLCQQCHTNDDHVNDLLTRQSLRSGLVPDERVMERACLSCHSNIHGSNNPNGAKFHQ is encoded by the coding sequence ATGCGCCTGACGGCGCTGTCGCTGTGGGCGTTGCTGGCCGCGACCGTCGGCCTCGGCAACGCGCTGCTGTGGTCGTCCGTCGCGCAGGCGCAGCAGCGCGACGACACGAACACCGGCCAGTCCGCCACGCACCAGCCATCCAGCCGCCTGACCGAGAGCGACATCGCGCGCATGCTGCCGGCCACCGACATGGGCGCCGGCGCGGCGATGCGCCACGGCGCTCGCGTGGACGCGTCCGACGACGGCCCCGCCACGCCGTTCGATGCGGCGTCGATCCCGCGGAATCCGCTGGCGCCCGACGCGGACGCGATCGGCGCGAAGAGCTGCGCCGCCTGCCATGCGCTGGAGAGCATGCAGGCCGCGCACAGCCTGCACGTGGCCTCGTTCCGCGCCGGCGGCGCCAGCAGCGGACCGCAGGCCGCGTGCGAAGCCTGCCACGGCCCCGGCTCGGAGCATGCGAAGAACCCCGCGGCGCCGGGCCTGATCATCGCCTACACGCGCGACGCGAAAACCCCGGTCGACGTGCAGACGCGCACCTGCCTGAGCTGCCACGTCGGCGGCGCGCGCCAGCACTGGATCGGCTCGGTGCACCAGGAACGCGGACTGTCGTGCACCGACTGCCACAACCCGATGACGCGGCTGTCCGCCGAAGGCGTGCTGGCGAACGAGTCGATCAACCAGGTGTGCGCAACCTGCCACCAGGACATCCGCGCCCAGTTCAACCGCCGCTCGCACATGCCGCTGCCGGAGGGGCAGATGTCCTGCGTGGACTGCCACAACCCGCACGGCAGCATCACCCAGCCGCTGCTGAAGACCGATACCGTCAACGAGACCTGCACGACCTGCCACGCCGAGAAGCGCGGGCCGTTCCTGTTCGAGCACGCGCCGGTGGCCGAGAACTGCCTCAACTGCCACACCCCGCACGGCTCGAACCAGGAAAACCTGCTGGCCCTGCCGGTGCCGATGCTGTGCCAGCAGTGCCACACGAACGACGACCACGTCAACGATCTGCTGACGCGCCAGAGCCTGCGCAGCGGGCTGGTGCCGGACGAGCGCGTGATGGAGCGCGCCTGCCTGAGCTGCCACAGCAACATCCACGGTTCGAACAACCCCAACGGTGCCAAGTTCCACCAGTGA
- a CDS encoding glycosyltransferase family 2 protein: MTAHDAVQDMATPLVSVLIPAFNHERYVLRCLDSVLEDPYPAKELIVIDDGSTDRTGARIADWVATHCMDIPIEYVQREHRGIAATLNELAARANGEFLRPGASDDYLLPGGLAAQVDYLLAHPRKVVVIGDSVVVDRDGHKLHDSGMCDLHGADKSLYRTDDGIRRAVIRQWAIGGPVALIRRCALDTADRWSEGLRIEDWDLFLRLAARGVLGFIDVHVCAYRLHDANASRTRHTGARIANLAESRHVAMLRTGLFEEPYRTLLRAQSHYIDAKISFLERRPWPLLRHLAAYLALAARARLPPAGPHAEGT; encoded by the coding sequence ATGACGGCCCACGACGCAGTGCAGGACATGGCGACGCCGCTGGTCTCGGTGCTGATCCCCGCGTTCAACCACGAGCGTTACGTGCTGCGCTGCCTGGACAGCGTGCTGGAAGATCCCTATCCGGCGAAGGAACTCATCGTCATCGACGACGGCTCGACCGATCGCACCGGCGCGCGCATCGCCGACTGGGTGGCCACGCATTGCATGGACATTCCCATCGAGTACGTGCAGCGCGAGCATCGCGGCATTGCCGCGACCTTGAACGAGCTGGCGGCGCGCGCGAACGGCGAGTTCCTGCGGCCGGGCGCCAGCGACGACTACCTGCTGCCCGGCGGTCTCGCCGCGCAGGTCGACTACCTGCTGGCGCATCCGCGCAAGGTGGTGGTGATCGGCGACTCGGTGGTCGTGGACCGCGACGGGCACAAGCTGCACGACAGCGGCATGTGCGACCTGCACGGCGCCGACAAGAGCCTTTACCGCACCGACGACGGCATCCGTCGCGCGGTGATCCGGCAGTGGGCCATCGGCGGGCCGGTCGCCCTGATCCGCAGGTGCGCACTGGACACCGCCGACCGCTGGAGCGAGGGCCTGCGCATCGAGGACTGGGACCTGTTCCTGCGCCTGGCGGCCCGTGGCGTGCTCGGTTTCATCGACGTCCACGTCTGCGCCTACCGCCTGCACGACGCGAACGCGAGCCGGACGCGGCACACCGGGGCCCGCATCGCGAACCTGGCCGAGTCGCGGCACGTGGCGATGCTCCGGACCGGCCTGTTCGAGGAACCATACCGGACCCTGCTGCGGGCGCAGTCGCATTACATCGACGCCAAGATCTCGTTCCTGGAACGGCGGCCGTGGCCGCTGCTGCGTCACCTCGCGGCGTATCTCGCGCTGGCCGCCAGGGCCAGGCTGCCGCCCGCGGGACCGCATGCGGAGGGGACATGA
- a CDS encoding GNAT family N-acetyltransferase: MFAVRPYAATDANTWDALVERSRNGNLLHRRGYMDYHADRFVDQSLIVEKHGEAVAVFPANIQDKLVTSHGGLTYAGLISTHALRAESTLAVFGQIADHYRALGVERVIYKAVPHIFHACPAEEDLYALHRLGARLRRRDLSSVIALRETFHFTQERQREVNKARRSGIDLRTGTDPADFHALLTTVLHKHDTRPTHSLAELRLLQARFPRHIVLHEARREGALLAGALVYDFGRTVHTQYLAASEEGRRLNALSLLLAELIGGVYANRSYFSFGVSTEDEGRVLNGGLVAQKERFGARAIVHDFYEWTL, from the coding sequence ATGTTCGCGGTTAGGCCCTATGCCGCGACCGACGCAAACACTTGGGATGCGCTGGTCGAGCGCTCCCGCAACGGCAACCTGCTGCACCGGCGCGGCTACATGGATTACCACGCCGACCGCTTCGTCGACCAATCGCTGATCGTCGAGAAGCACGGCGAGGCGGTGGCGGTGTTTCCCGCGAACATCCAGGACAAGCTGGTGACCAGCCACGGCGGTCTCACCTACGCCGGGCTGATCAGCACGCACGCCCTGCGTGCCGAGTCGACGCTGGCCGTGTTCGGGCAGATCGCCGACCACTACCGCGCGCTGGGCGTGGAGCGGGTGATCTACAAGGCGGTGCCGCACATCTTCCACGCCTGCCCGGCCGAAGAGGATCTGTATGCGCTGCATCGGCTGGGTGCGCGGCTGCGGCGTCGCGATCTCTCCTCGGTCATCGCGCTGCGCGAGACGTTCCACTTCACGCAGGAGCGCCAGCGTGAAGTGAACAAGGCGCGCAGGTCCGGCATCGACCTCCGGACCGGCACCGATCCGGCGGACTTTCACGCGCTGCTGACCACGGTGCTGCACAAGCACGACACCCGGCCGACCCACAGCCTCGCCGAACTGCGCCTGCTGCAGGCGCGCTTCCCGCGGCACATCGTGCTGCACGAGGCGCGCCGCGAGGGCGCCTTGCTGGCAGGGGCGCTCGTCTACGACTTCGGCCGGACCGTGCACACCCAGTACCTGGCCGCTTCGGAGGAGGGGCGACGCCTGAACGCGCTCAGCCTGCTGCTGGCGGAGTTGATCGGCGGCGTCTACGCGAACCGCAGCTACTTCAGCTTCGGCGTCTCGACCGAAGACGAGGGCAGGGTGCTCAACGGCGGCCTGGTGGCACAGAAGGAACGCTTCGGCGCGCGCGCCATCGTGCACGACTTCTACGAGTGGACGCTGTGA
- a CDS encoding O-antigen translocase: protein MNIVRAGFYSSIATAARLLAALVVIKLVAWLAGPAGVGKLGQFMSLMSLLAVLAGGGISAGIVKYVAEYRDDPQRLARLLAAALWYALCASILMGCVALLFSRQLALWLLDDVAYAGLIRLLAVAQLGIALVNYILAVINGFMDVRRLALIQVLGSMLGTVVAVWLARWLHLYGALLALVLGQLLWLVVGLPAWWRSPYFRRSMLRLRFDREMTLRLAAFSVMTLTSALVSPLVNIAVRDHLAQQLGWEQVGYWQAVSKVSDAYLLFLTTAINIYYLPKLASISEHGALVHELRQAYRHLLPAVVVLAAAVYLLRGWVTRLLFSADFAPANALYGPQLLGDVVKIAAFVLSYVMLAKAMTRLFVLSECAFAVSYLALVYLFTARFGLVGAMYAFAVNYLGYLAFNVLVVRRYLERVQ from the coding sequence ATGAACATCGTGCGCGCCGGCTTCTACTCCTCGATCGCCACCGCGGCGCGGCTGCTGGCGGCGCTGGTGGTGATCAAGCTGGTGGCGTGGCTGGCCGGGCCCGCGGGCGTGGGCAAGCTGGGCCAGTTCATGAGCCTGATGTCGTTGCTGGCCGTGCTGGCCGGCGGCGGCATCAGCGCCGGCATCGTGAAGTACGTCGCCGAGTACCGGGACGACCCGCAGCGCCTGGCGCGCCTGCTGGCTGCCGCGCTCTGGTATGCGTTGTGCGCCTCGATTCTGATGGGTTGCGTGGCCTTGCTGTTCAGCCGGCAACTGGCGCTGTGGCTGCTGGACGATGTCGCCTACGCGGGCCTGATCCGCCTGCTCGCCGTGGCCCAGCTCGGCATCGCGCTGGTCAACTACATCCTGGCCGTGATCAACGGCTTCATGGACGTGCGCCGGCTGGCGCTGATCCAGGTGCTGGGCTCGATGCTCGGCACCGTGGTGGCAGTCTGGCTGGCGCGCTGGCTGCACCTGTACGGCGCGCTGCTGGCCCTGGTGCTGGGCCAGCTGCTGTGGCTGGTGGTCGGCCTGCCGGCGTGGTGGCGCAGCCCGTACTTCCGGCGCAGCATGCTGCGGCTGCGCTTCGACCGCGAGATGACGCTGCGGCTGGCCGCCTTCTCGGTGATGACGCTCACCTCCGCGCTGGTTTCGCCGCTGGTGAACATCGCGGTGCGCGACCATCTCGCGCAGCAGCTCGGCTGGGAGCAGGTCGGCTACTGGCAGGCGGTGAGCAAGGTGTCGGACGCCTATCTGCTGTTCCTCACCACGGCCATCAACATCTACTACCTGCCGAAGCTGGCCTCGATCAGCGAACACGGCGCGCTGGTGCACGAGTTGCGCCAGGCGTATCGCCATCTCCTGCCCGCGGTGGTGGTGCTGGCGGCGGCGGTGTACCTGCTGCGCGGCTGGGTGACGCGCCTGCTGTTCAGTGCGGACTTCGCGCCCGCCAACGCGCTGTACGGACCGCAGCTGCTGGGCGACGTGGTCAAGATCGCCGCCTTCGTGCTGTCCTACGTGATGCTGGCCAAGGCGATGACGCGGCTGTTCGTGCTCTCCGAGTGCGCGTTCGCGGTCAGCTACCTGGCGCTGGTCTACCTGTTCACCGCGCGCTTCGGCCTGGTCGGCGCGATGTACGCCTTCGCGGTCAACTACCTCGGCTACCTTGCCTTCAACGTGCTGGTCGTGCGGCGCTACCTGGAGAGGGTGCAATGA